The nucleotide window AGATTTTTTCGCTGGTATCAAGAGCAATTTTACTTATTTTATCTTCTGCTTTTTTTAGTAAAAATCTATATTCTGGGTTATCGGAAATATAATCTTGAACTTTTCTATATGCTTTTTCTTTTAAAGGTGTTATATATTTTTCTAATTGCCTTTCTATTTCTTTTGTAATTTCATTGATTATTTCTTTTTCATTTATATTATTAAAGTTCAATTCATCCTCACTTTTATTAATATTAAAATCTGTTCTATTTGATTTTACCGTCTCATCCAGAAACGAGCTGGTTACATAAGTTAATGTATAGAAACTACTATCATCAGATTCATAAAATTTTGAAGATAATAAAGGAAGGCATTTTTGTAATTGAATAAATTTTACAACTCTCTCATTTGCGCATAAAAATATTTTATGTTCGCTTCTTTCCACAACTACTAATTTATAAATTGCGATATTAAATTCTTGCTCTTTAAAAGTAATTCTTGAATTATAACTCTCAGAATTAATCTCTTCTATAAATACCTTATTTAAATTAAAAACTTCATTGGTAGTCATATCAATAACCTCAATCCTTGGACATTTATTAGTAATAAAATATATAAGGATATGTTCAATTATTTTGTTTGCAATAATATCAGATCCTTTTGGAAGATAATCTTTATATGTAGTTATATAATCAATAAGTGAAATTCTGGTAATATTTTTTGCTAAAGATACTTCTTCATTTTTATGATTTTCTATTCCTTCATCAGTTAATATAAAATCAAAACTTCTATTAAAATATTTTCCGTTGTGTTTGTAGTTACTTGAGATATTTACTTTTTTAAAGGCTTTTAACCACATAAATCGTCCAATTCCTTTTCCACCTATTCTTGATTTTTTCACAGAATCTGATGTTAAAAAAGATTCATAATTTATTTCAGTAAAACCAACTCCATTATCTTCAATTATAAAACTATTAATATTCATAAGATTACTTTCATCTGAATATAATCCTTCTT belongs to Brevinematales bacterium and includes:
- a CDS encoding ATP-binding protein, translating into MKVNVVNRVNNESLNKTDCLQPLFEAVINSIQAIEEADEKNGFVKVYIKREEGLYSDESNLMNINSFIIEDNGVGFTEINYESFLTSDSVKKSRIGGKGIGRFMWLKAFKKVNISSNYKHNGKYFNRSFDFILTDEGIENHKNEEVSLAKNITRISLIDYITTYKDYLPKGSDIIANKIIEHILIYFITNKCPRIEVIDMTTNEVFNLNKVFIEEINSESYNSRITFKEQEFNIAIYKLVVVERSEHKIFLCANERVVKFIQLQKCLPLLSSKFYESDDSSFYTLTYVTSSFLDETVKSNRTDFNINKSEDELNFNNINEKEIINEITKEIERQLEKYITPLKEKAYRKVQDYISDNPEYRFLLKKAEDKISKIALDTSEKILILNYMK